One genomic region from bacterium encodes:
- a CDS encoding HEPN domain-containing protein: MLGPGDYLNQAEEELNIAKERLKMKDYDWTLTRAQLSLINAFKALIDYKGSRHRSNTLTGLLNEVQIVCDIPTDICQAINAVNTKMSMPSERIARFVTMQAETVLGWVMSMMGY; the protein is encoded by the coding sequence ATGTTAGGACCAGGTGATTACTTAAATCAGGCAGAAGAAGAATTAAATATTGCCAAAGAACGATTGAAGATGAAGGATTATGATTGGACATTGACTCGAGCTCAGCTCAGTCTTATTAATGCTTTTAAGGCATTGATTGACTATAAAGGTAGCCGTCACCGTAGCAATACTCTTACTGGTTTGTTGAATGAAGTTCAAATAGTATGCGATATTCCTACTGATATTTGCCAGGCAATTAACGCCGTAAATACTAAAATGAGTATGCCCAGTGAACGAATTGCCAGATTTGTTACTATGCAAGCAGAAACAGTTTTAGGCTGGGTGATGAGTATGATGGGATACTAA
- a CDS encoding ROK family protein, whose protein sequence is MNYVIAVDLGGTNIRAAVVDQTGKIIEKKDTATKVSEGHEVVIQQMKELIHDVIKEVSFQQIVGIGIGSPGPLNTKTGVIIDTPNLGWKNVALKETIEEEFHLPTYVDNDGNLAALGESWLGAGREVNHLVCLTLGTGIGGGIIINGEIFHGSNDAAGEIGHIIVEPNGLQCGCGNYGCMEAYASGQGITKRTTYAIKQGTTTIITELVQNQLERITPLVVYQAAIKGDSLANYILKETGRYLGIGIVTIVNVLNPQLVIIGGKIAQIGDLLLQYVKEEVTKRTYLEPCKRISIVLAQRGDDAGLIGAGKMVLQKERFIAQS, encoded by the coding sequence ATGAATTATGTAATTGCTGTTGACCTGGGTGGAACAAATATAAGAGCTGCTGTAGTTGACCAAACAGGCAAAATAATCGAAAAAAAAGATACCGCTACAAAGGTATCTGAAGGACATGAAGTTGTTATCCAGCAGATGAAAGAACTTATCCATGATGTGATTAAAGAAGTATCTTTCCAACAAATAGTGGGTATTGGGATAGGTTCGCCAGGTCCTCTTAATACAAAAACAGGCGTGATTATTGATACCCCAAATCTGGGCTGGAAAAATGTAGCTTTGAAAGAGACAATTGAAGAGGAATTTCATCTGCCAACTTATGTGGATAATGATGGTAATTTAGCCGCATTGGGCGAGAGTTGGCTTGGTGCCGGTCGTGAGGTGAATCACCTTGTTTGTTTAACCTTAGGCACTGGCATTGGTGGTGGAATTATTATCAATGGTGAGATTTTTCACGGCTCAAATGATGCCGCTGGTGAGATTGGACATATCATTGTTGAACCGAATGGACTGCAGTGTGGTTGTGGAAATTACGGGTGTATGGAGGCCTATGCCTCAGGGCAAGGGATTACAAAACGCACCACCTATGCAATAAAACAAGGGACAACGACTATCATTACTGAATTGGTGCAAAACCAATTAGAAAGGATTACGCCACTGGTAGTCTATCAAGCTGCCATAAAAGGGGATAGTCTGGCAAATTATATTCTGAAAGAAACGGGCAGGTATCTGGGAATTGGGATTGTCACCATCGTTAATGTGTTGAACCCACAATTAGTAATTATTGGTGGCAAGATTGCCCAAATAGGAGATTTACTATTACAATATGTGAAAGAAGAAGTTACAAAAAGGACTTATTTAGAACCTTGTAAGCGAATTTCTATTGTCCTGGCACAGCGAGGAGATGACGCCGGGCTAATTGGTGCAGGGAAAATGGTTTTACAAAAAGAAAGATTTATAGCACAAAGTTAA
- a CDS encoding nucleotidyltransferase domain-containing protein, translating to MKDISTIKSKSVLKIVLEVRKRLENIFKNRLKSVILFGSHARGDYNSQSDIDIMALVDLNNEELSKCYGVVTDAIFDLELEYGIIISVIKKNYQNYNKYLDILPFYKNVSNQGVIIYERN from the coding sequence ATGAAAGATATTTCAACTATAAAAAGTAAAAGTGTATTAAAAATAGTTTTAGAAGTAAGGAAAAGACTGGAAAATATATTTAAAAATAGGTTGAAAAGTGTTATTTTATTTGGCTCTCATGCAAGAGGTGATTATAATAGCCAATCAGATATTGATATTATGGCTTTGGTTGATCTGAATAATGAGGAATTGAGTAAATGCTATGGAGTGGTTACAGATGCTATTTTTGATTTAGAACTTGAATATGGAATTATTATCTCTGTAATAAAAAAGAATTATCAAAATTACAACAAATATTTAGATATATTACCTTTTTATAAAAATGTTTCCAACCAGGGAGTTATTATTTATGAACGGAACTGA